The segment GTGTTGGCGACCTACAACGTGAGGTCGCAAACGCCAGCCAAAACGGCACACCCGTCATGCTCGATTTTTACGCTGATTGGTGCGTGTCCTGTAAAGAGATGGAAAAATACACCTTCTCAGACCCGGCGGTACAACAAACGCTGAGTAAGGTCTTATTACTAAAAGCCGATGTCACCGCTAATGACGACATAGACCAAGCCTTAATGAAACACTTTAGTATTCCAGGGCCACCATCAATCATGTTTTATGATGCGCAGGGGAATGAACGTAAATCTTACCGCCTTGTCGGCTTTATAAAAGCCGAGCCATTCAAACAACACGTGGATCAAGCCCTTTCCTTATGAGCACATCATCCTGGCACAACCGCGCCATCAATATTGCTATAGCACTGCTGTTAATTGCTGGCGCCGTTGGCGTTGCAGTCAATCATTTTTATAAAAAATCCTTAACACCTAGTCATCTCAGTGAAAATGTAGACACTGCCGCTGAAATGGATGAAGAGGCCAAAGACGACCAAAAAAAATTGGTCAAACGTCCATACTTCAGTTTGCCAGACATTGATGGTATTCAACGTACCATCAGCACCTGGGATGGTAAAGTTTTAGTCGTTAACTTCTGGGCATCCTGGTGTGAGCCTTGTTTGCGAGAGATACCCGCTTTTGTCGATCTGCAAGATAGCTATGGCGAACAAGGCCTGCAGTTTGTTGGTATTGCCGTTGACGACATTGAGGCAGTGCGACAGTTTCTTAAAAAAATTCCCATCAACTATCCCATACTTGTGCACCCACGCGACACACTGCCTATCGC is part of the Gammaproteobacteria bacterium genome and harbors:
- a CDS encoding TlpA family protein disulfide reductase; its protein translation is MSTSSWHNRAINIAIALLLIAGAVGVAVNHFYKKSLTPSHLSENVDTAAEMDEEAKDDQKKLVKRPYFSLPDIDGIQRTISTWDGKVLVVNFWASWCEPCLREIPAFVDLQDSYGEQGLQFVGIAVDDIEAVRQFLKKIPINYPILVHPRDTLPIAEAYGNEFGILPFTVVVNRDGNIAHTQLGAITHEEAEEIIKALL